Proteins encoded within one genomic window of Macaca thibetana thibetana isolate TM-01 chromosome 3, ASM2454274v1, whole genome shotgun sequence:
- the LOC126951720 gene encoding keratin-associated protein 8-1, with protein sequence MHCNNFSEAVFPGCYWGTYGYPLGYSVGCGYGSTYSPVGYGFGYGYNGCGAFGYRRYWPFALY encoded by the coding sequence ATGCACTGCAACAACTTCTCCGAGGCTGTCTTCCCAGGATGCTACTGGGGCACCTATGGCTACCCGCTGGGATATAGTGTTGGCTGTGGCTATGGCAGCACCTACTCCCCAGTGGGCTATGGCTTCGGCTATGGCTACAATGGCTGTGGGGCTTTTGGCTACAGGAGATACTGGCCATTTGCTCTCTACTGA